A window of Leclercia adecarboxylata contains these coding sequences:
- the rpoC gene encoding DNA-directed RNA polymerase subunit beta' translates to MKDLLKFLKAQTKTEEFDAIKIALASPDMIRSWSFGEVKKPETINYRTFKPERDGLFCARIFGPVKDYECLCGKYKRLKHRGVICEKCGVEVTQTKVRRERMGHIELASPTAHIWFLKSLPSRIGLLLDMPLRDIERVLYFESYVVIEGGMTNLERNQILTEEQYLDALEEFGDEFDAKMGAEAIQALLKSMDLEQECEQLREELNETNSETKRKKLTKRIKLLEAFVQSGNKPEWMILTVLPVLPPDLRPLVPLDGGRFATSDLNDLYRRVINRNNRLKRLLDLAAPDIIVRNEKRMLQEAVDALLDNGRRGRAITGSNKRPLKSLADMIKGKQGRFRQNLLGKRVDYSGRSVITVGPYLRLHQCGLPKKMALELFKPFIYGKLELRGLATTIKAAKKMVEREEAVVWDILDEVIREHPVLLNRAPTLHRLGIQAFEPVLIEGKAIQLHPLVCAAYNADFDGDQMAVHVPLTLEAQLEARALMMSTNNILSPANGEPIIVPSQDVVLGLYYMTRDCVNAKGEGMVLTGPKEAERIYRAGLASLHARVKVRITEYEKDENGEFVAKTSLKDTTIGRAILWMIVPKGLPFSIVNQALGKKAISKMLNTCYRILGLKPTVIFADQTMYTGFAYAARSGASVGIDDMVIPEKKHEIISEAEAEVAEIQEQFQSGLVTAGERYNKVIDIWAAANDRVSKAMMDNLQTETVINRDGVEEQQVSFNSIYMMADSGARGSAAQIRQLAGMRGLMAKPDGSIIETPITANFREGLNVLQYFISTHGARKGLADTALKTANSGYLTRRLVDVAQDLVVTEDDCGTLEGITMTPVIEGGDVKEPLRDRVLGRVTAEDVLKPGTADILVPRNTLLNEQWCDLLEMNSVDSVKVRSVVSCDTDFGVCAHCYGRDLARGHIINKGEAIGVIAAQSIGEPGTQLTMRTFHIGGAASRAAAESSIQVKNKGSIKLSNAKSVVNSSGKLVITSRNTELKLIDEFGRTKESYKVPYGAVMAKGDGEQVAGGETVANWDPHTMPVITEVAGFIRFTDMIDGQTITRQTDELTGLSSLVVLDSAERTAGGKDLRPALKIVDANGNDVLIPGTDMPAQYFLPGKAIVQLEDGIQIGAGDALARIPQESSGTKDITGGLPRVADLFEARRPKEPAILAEISGIISFGKETKGKRRLVITPLDGSDPYEEMIPKWRQLNVFEGERVERGDVVSDGPEAPHDILRLRGVHAVTRYITNEVQDVYRLQGVKINDKHIEVIVRQMLRKATIVNAGSSDFLEGEQVEYSRVKIANRDLEANGKLSATFARDLLGITKASLATESFISAASFQETTRVLTEAAVAGKRDELRGLKENVIVGRLIPAGTGYAYHQDRMRRRAAGEIPAAPQVTAEDASASLAELLNAGLGGSDNE, encoded by the coding sequence GTGAAAGACTTATTAAAGTTTCTGAAAGCGCAAACTAAAACCGAAGAGTTTGATGCGATCAAAATTGCTCTGGCATCGCCAGACATGATCCGTTCATGGTCTTTCGGTGAAGTTAAAAAGCCGGAAACCATCAACTACCGTACGTTCAAACCTGAGCGTGACGGCCTTTTCTGTGCGCGTATTTTCGGGCCAGTAAAAGATTACGAGTGCCTGTGCGGTAAGTACAAGCGCCTGAAACACCGTGGTGTGATCTGTGAGAAGTGCGGCGTTGAAGTGACCCAGACTAAAGTGCGTCGTGAGCGCATGGGCCACATCGAGCTGGCGTCTCCGACTGCCCACATCTGGTTCCTGAAATCTCTGCCGTCCCGTATCGGTCTGCTGCTGGATATGCCGCTGCGCGATATCGAACGTGTTCTGTACTTCGAATCTTATGTTGTTATCGAAGGCGGCATGACGAACCTGGAACGTAACCAGATCCTGACCGAAGAACAGTATCTGGACGCGCTGGAAGAGTTTGGTGACGAATTCGACGCGAAGATGGGTGCGGAAGCTATCCAGGCCCTGCTGAAGAGCATGGATCTGGAGCAAGAGTGCGAGCAGCTGCGTGAAGAGCTGAACGAAACCAACTCCGAAACCAAGCGTAAAAAGCTGACCAAGCGTATCAAACTGCTGGAAGCGTTCGTTCAGTCTGGTAACAAACCAGAGTGGATGATCCTGACCGTTCTGCCGGTTCTGCCGCCAGACCTGCGTCCGCTGGTTCCACTGGATGGTGGTCGTTTCGCAACGTCCGATCTGAACGATCTGTATCGTCGCGTGATCAACCGTAACAACCGTCTGAAACGCCTGCTGGATCTGGCTGCGCCGGACATCATCGTACGCAACGAAAAACGTATGCTGCAGGAAGCGGTAGATGCCCTGCTGGATAACGGTCGTCGCGGTCGTGCGATCACCGGTTCTAACAAGCGTCCTCTGAAATCTTTGGCCGATATGATCAAAGGTAAACAGGGTCGTTTCCGTCAGAACCTGCTCGGTAAGCGTGTTGACTACTCCGGTCGTTCTGTAATCACCGTAGGTCCATACCTGCGTCTGCATCAGTGCGGTCTGCCGAAGAAAATGGCGCTGGAGCTGTTCAAACCATTCATCTACGGCAAGCTGGAACTGCGTGGCCTCGCCACCACCATCAAAGCCGCTAAGAAAATGGTTGAGCGTGAAGAAGCTGTCGTTTGGGATATCCTGGACGAAGTTATCCGCGAACACCCGGTACTGCTGAACCGTGCACCAACCCTGCACCGTCTGGGTATCCAGGCATTTGAGCCAGTACTGATCGAAGGTAAAGCTATCCAGCTGCACCCGCTGGTTTGTGCGGCCTATAACGCCGACTTCGATGGTGACCAGATGGCTGTTCACGTACCGCTGACGCTGGAAGCCCAGCTCGAAGCGCGTGCGCTGATGATGTCTACTAACAACATCCTGTCTCCAGCGAACGGTGAACCAATCATCGTTCCTTCTCAGGACGTTGTACTGGGTCTGTACTACATGACCCGTGACTGTGTTAACGCCAAAGGCGAAGGCATGGTGCTGACTGGCCCGAAAGAAGCTGAGCGTATTTATCGCGCTGGCCTGGCCTCTCTGCATGCGCGCGTTAAAGTGCGTATCACCGAATACGAAAAAGATGAAAACGGCGAATTCGTTGCGAAAACCAGCCTGAAAGACACGACCATTGGCCGTGCCATTCTGTGGATGATCGTACCGAAAGGTCTGCCTTTCTCCATCGTCAACCAGGCGCTGGGCAAGAAAGCTATCTCCAAAATGCTGAACACCTGTTACCGCATTCTGGGCCTGAAGCCGACCGTTATCTTCGCTGACCAGACAATGTACACCGGCTTTGCTTATGCAGCGCGTTCAGGTGCATCTGTTGGTATTGATGACATGGTCATCCCAGAGAAGAAACACGAGATCATCTCTGAAGCGGAAGCTGAAGTTGCCGAGATCCAGGAGCAGTTCCAGTCTGGTCTGGTAACCGCGGGCGAACGCTATAACAAAGTTATCGATATCTGGGCTGCGGCGAACGATCGTGTATCCAAAGCGATGATGGATAACCTGCAAACCGAAACCGTTATTAACCGTGACGGCGTCGAAGAGCAGCAGGTCTCCTTCAACAGCATCTACATGATGGCCGACTCCGGTGCGCGTGGTTCCGCAGCACAGATTCGTCAGCTGGCAGGTATGCGTGGTCTGATGGCGAAGCCAGATGGCTCCATCATCGAAACGCCAATCACCGCGAACTTCCGTGAAGGTCTGAACGTACTCCAGTACTTCATCTCCACTCACGGTGCGCGTAAAGGTCTGGCGGATACCGCACTGAAAACAGCTAACTCCGGTTATCTGACGCGTCGTCTGGTAGACGTTGCGCAGGATCTGGTTGTTACCGAAGACGATTGTGGCACCCTCGAAGGTATCACCATGACCCCGGTTATCGAGGGTGGTGATGTTAAAGAGCCGCTGCGCGATCGCGTACTGGGTCGTGTGACCGCTGAAGACGTTCTGAAGCCGGGTACGGCAGACATTCTGGTTCCGCGTAACACCCTGCTGAACGAGCAGTGGTGTGATCTGCTGGAAATGAACTCTGTTGACTCCGTGAAGGTACGTTCCGTTGTATCTTGTGACACCGACTTTGGTGTATGTGCGCACTGCTATGGTCGTGACCTGGCGCGTGGCCACATCATCAACAAAGGTGAAGCAATCGGTGTTATCGCGGCACAGTCCATCGGTGAACCGGGTACACAGCTGACGATGCGTACGTTCCACATCGGTGGTGCGGCATCTCGTGCGGCTGCTGAATCCAGCATCCAGGTGAAAAACAAAGGTAGCATCAAGCTCAGCAACGCGAAGTCGGTTGTGAACTCCAGCGGTAAACTGGTTATCACTTCCCGTAACACCGAGCTGAAGCTGATCGACGAATTCGGTCGTACCAAAGAGAGCTATAAAGTGCCTTACGGCGCCGTTATGGCGAAAGGCGACGGCGAGCAGGTTGCAGGCGGCGAAACCGTAGCAAACTGGGATCCGCACACCATGCCGGTTATCACCGAAGTGGCGGGCTTCATTCGCTTTACCGATATGATCGACGGCCAGACGATTACTCGTCAGACCGACGAACTGACCGGTCTCTCTTCCCTGGTGGTTCTGGATTCTGCAGAACGTACCGCGGGTGGTAAAGACCTGCGTCCAGCACTGAAAATCGTTGATGCTAACGGCAACGACGTTCTGATCCCAGGCACCGATATGCCGGCTCAGTACTTCCTGCCAGGTAAAGCGATTGTTCAGCTGGAAGATGGTATTCAGATCGGTGCGGGTGATGCTCTGGCGCGTATTCCTCAGGAATCCAGCGGTACCAAGGATATCACCGGTGGTCTGCCACGCGTTGCGGACCTGTTCGAAGCACGTCGTCCGAAAGAGCCGGCAATCCTGGCTGAAATTAGCGGTATCATTTCCTTCGGTAAAGAGACCAAAGGGAAGCGCCGTCTGGTGATCACGCCGCTGGATGGCAGCGATCCGTACGAAGAGATGATTCCAAAATGGCGTCAGCTCAACGTGTTTGAAGGTGAACGTGTAGAACGTGGTGATGTGGTTTCCGACGGTCCGGAAGCGCCACACGACATTCTGCGTCTTCGTGGCGTCCACGCGGTAACGCGTTACATCACCAACGAAGTACAGGACGTTTACCGTCTGCAGGGCGTTAAGATCAACGATAAGCACATCGAAGTTATCGTTCGTCAGATGCTGCGTAAAGCCACCATCGTGAATGCCGGTAGCTCCGACTTCCTCGAAGGTGAGCAGGTTGAATACTCTCGCGTTAAGATCGCTAACCGCGATCTGGAAGCGAACGGCAAACTCAGTGCGACCTTCGCACGCGATCTGCTGGGTATCACCAAAGCGTCTCTGGCAACCGAGTCCTTCATCTCCGCGGCATCGTTCCAGGAGACCACTCGTGTGCTTACCGAAGCAGCCGTTGCGGGCAAACGCGACGAACTGCGCGGTCTGAAAGAGAACGTAATCGTGGGTCGTCTGATCCCGGCCGGTACCGGTTATGCGTACCACCAGGATCGTATGCGCCGTCGCGCAGCGGGCGAAATCCCTGCTGCACCGCAGGTTACTGCTGAAGATGCATCTGCCAGCCTGGCAGAGCTGCTGAACGCAGGCCTGGGCGGTTCTGACAACGAGTAA
- a CDS encoding PTS lactose/cellobiose transporter subunit IIA, with protein MEDLETIIMELLVNAGAARSSALTALQMARKGDFADAEKAMEESREFVKQAHSIQTKLIGLDEGTGKLPVNLITVHSQDHLMNAMVIQDLAGDMIELYRRLPLVN; from the coding sequence ATGGAAGATTTAGAGACGATCATTATGGAGCTGCTGGTCAACGCCGGTGCAGCCCGTAGCTCAGCATTAACCGCGCTGCAGATGGCGCGTAAAGGTGATTTCGCCGATGCTGAAAAAGCGATGGAAGAGTCACGGGAATTCGTTAAGCAGGCGCATTCCATCCAGACGAAACTGATTGGCCTTGATGAAGGCACCGGCAAGCTGCCGGTGAATCTGATCACCGTTCACTCGCAGGATCACCTGATGAACGCGATGGTGATTCAGGATCTGGCGGGAGATATGATCGAGCTTTATCGCCGGCTGCCGCTGGTGAACTAA
- a CDS encoding PTS sugar transporter subunit IIB, translated as MKNIVLCCAAGMSTSMLVQRMKDAAQKKGVEVTIKAVPVAEFKDEIAAADIVLLGPQVKYELNNLQAQAEPLGKKVAVIDMMDYGMMKGDAVLEKALKLLE; from the coding sequence ATGAAGAACATCGTTTTATGCTGTGCAGCGGGAATGTCCACCAGCATGCTGGTTCAACGCATGAAAGACGCCGCGCAGAAAAAAGGGGTCGAGGTAACCATTAAAGCTGTACCGGTTGCTGAGTTTAAAGATGAGATCGCCGCAGCCGACATTGTGTTGCTTGGCCCGCAGGTCAAATACGAACTTAATAATCTCCAGGCTCAGGCTGAACCACTGGGTAAAAAGGTCGCGGTTATCGACATGATGGATTACGGCATGATGAAAGGTGATGCCGTCCTGGAAAAAGCCCTCAAACTGCTGGAGTGA
- the thiH gene encoding 2-iminoacetate synthase ThiH, whose amino-acid sequence MKTFTERWRQLDWDDIRLRINGKTPADVERALNARQPTREDMMALLSPAASGYLEQMAQRAQRLTRQRFGNTVSFYVPLYLSNLCANDCTYCGFSMSNHIKRKTLDENEIARECAAIRKMGFEHLLLVTGEHQTKVGMDYFRRHMPAIRRQFASLQMEVQPLSEAEYGELKTLGLDGVLVYQETYHEAVYAHHHLKGKKQDFFWRLETPDRLGRAGIDKIGLGALTGLSDSWRVDNFMVAEHLLWLQQHYWQSRYSISFPRLRPCAGGIQPASIMDERQLVQTICAFRLLAPEAELSLSTRESPAFRDRVIPLAINNVSAFSKTQPGGYADDHPELEQFAPHDNRRPEEVAAALSLQGLQPVWKDWDSWLGRASQPG is encoded by the coding sequence ATGAAAACCTTTACCGAACGCTGGCGCCAGCTCGACTGGGACGATATACGCCTGCGCATCAACGGTAAAACCCCTGCGGACGTGGAGCGGGCTTTAAACGCTCGTCAGCCGACCCGCGAGGATATGATGGCCCTGCTCTCCCCTGCCGCCAGCGGCTATCTGGAGCAGATGGCGCAGCGGGCGCAGCGCCTTACCCGCCAGCGCTTTGGCAACACGGTGAGCTTTTATGTTCCGCTCTACCTCTCCAACCTCTGCGCGAACGACTGCACTTACTGTGGTTTCTCAATGAGCAACCACATCAAGCGCAAAACCCTGGATGAAAACGAGATTGCCCGGGAGTGTGCCGCTATCCGTAAAATGGGTTTTGAGCATCTGCTGCTGGTCACGGGTGAACATCAGACTAAAGTCGGGATGGACTATTTTCGCCGCCATATGCCCGCTATTCGCCGTCAGTTCGCCTCTTTACAGATGGAAGTTCAGCCCCTGTCAGAGGCAGAGTATGGCGAGCTGAAAACGCTGGGGCTGGATGGCGTGCTGGTCTATCAGGAGACCTATCACGAAGCGGTGTATGCCCACCACCATCTGAAGGGTAAAAAGCAGGACTTCTTCTGGCGACTTGAGACCCCGGATCGGCTGGGCCGCGCCGGGATCGACAAGATCGGTCTCGGGGCACTGACCGGGCTCTCGGACAGCTGGCGGGTGGACAACTTTATGGTGGCGGAGCATTTGCTGTGGCTCCAGCAGCACTACTGGCAGAGCCGGTACTCGATCTCTTTTCCACGGCTGCGCCCCTGCGCCGGGGGGATCCAGCCCGCGTCGATCATGGATGAACGCCAGCTGGTGCAGACCATTTGCGCGTTTCGCCTGCTGGCACCAGAGGCAGAGCTGTCGCTGTCGACCCGGGAATCCCCTGCATTTCGCGATCGCGTTATTCCTCTGGCGATTAATAACGTCAGCGCCTTTTCAAAAACGCAGCCTGGCGGCTATGCCGATGACCATCCCGAGCTGGAGCAATTTGCGCCGCACGACAACCGTCGTCCGGAGGAGGTTGCCGCGGCGCTCAGCCTGCAGGGATTGCAACCTGTCTGGAAAGACTGGGACAGCTGGCTGGGACGCGCCTCGCAACCGGGCTGA
- the thiG gene encoding thiazole synthase, which yields MLRIADKTFDSHLFTGTGKFASPQLMVDAIRESGSQLVTLAMKRVDLRHHNDAILAPLLEAGVSLLPNTSGAKTAEEAVFAARLAREALGTHWLKLEIHPDARWLLPDPIETLKAAERLVKEGFTVLPYCGADPVLCKRLEEAGCAAVMPLGAPIGSNQGLETRAMLEIIIQQATVPVIVDAGIGVPSHAAQALEMGADAVLVNTAIAVADDPVTMARAFRLAVEAGVLARQSGPGTRSVEAHATSPLTGFLEALS from the coding sequence ATGTTACGTATTGCTGATAAAACCTTTGATTCACATCTGTTTACCGGCACCGGCAAATTCGCCTCGCCGCAGCTGATGGTGGATGCCATTCGCGAGAGCGGCAGCCAACTGGTGACGCTGGCGATGAAGCGGGTCGATCTGCGTCATCACAACGACGCTATCCTGGCGCCGCTGCTGGAGGCGGGCGTGAGCCTGCTGCCCAACACCTCTGGGGCCAAAACTGCGGAAGAGGCGGTTTTCGCTGCCCGGCTGGCACGCGAGGCGCTGGGAACGCACTGGCTTAAGCTTGAGATCCATCCCGATGCCCGCTGGCTGCTGCCCGACCCCATCGAGACGCTGAAAGCGGCGGAGAGGCTGGTAAAAGAGGGGTTCACGGTACTGCCCTACTGTGGTGCCGATCCGGTGCTGTGCAAACGGCTCGAAGAGGCTGGCTGTGCGGCGGTAATGCCGCTCGGCGCACCGATAGGCTCCAATCAGGGGCTGGAAACCCGGGCGATGCTGGAGATTATCATTCAGCAGGCGACCGTGCCGGTGATCGTCGATGCCGGGATCGGAGTGCCCAGCCACGCTGCGCAGGCGCTGGAAATGGGTGCCGACGCCGTGCTGGTCAATACCGCCATTGCGGTCGCGGACGATCCGGTTACGATGGCACGGGCGTTTCGTCTTGCCGTGGAGGCCGGCGTGCTGGCTCGCCAGTCTGGCCCCGGCACCCGAAGCGTTGAAGCCCATGCCACCAGCCCGTTAACCGGGTTTCTGGAGGCGCTATCATGA
- the thiS gene encoding sulfur carrier protein ThiS, whose translation MRIQFNDEPMQCVEGISVATLLSQLRQLKPGVALALNQQILPREQWEKQQVREGDQILLFQVIAGG comes from the coding sequence ATGCGGATCCAGTTTAACGACGAACCGATGCAGTGCGTGGAAGGCATAAGCGTCGCCACCCTACTCTCCCAGCTACGCCAGTTAAAACCCGGGGTCGCACTGGCCCTGAATCAACAGATCCTGCCGCGCGAGCAGTGGGAAAAACAGCAGGTGCGCGAAGGCGATCAGATCCTGCTCTTTCAGGTGATTGCCGGAGGCTGA
- a CDS encoding HesA/MoeB/ThiF family protein: MNDRDFMRYSRQILLDDIAIDGQQKLLASRVLLVGLGGLGAPAALYLAGAGIGTLVLADDDEVHLSNLQRQILFTTDDIAQPKAQVTQRRLQQLNPDIRLIALQARLEGNALQEEIARADVVLDCTDNMATRQAINAACVMLNTPLITASAVGFGGQMMVLTPPWTQGCYRCLWPDDEEPQRNCRTAGVVGPVVGVMGTLQALEAIKLLSGIETTRNTLRLFDARAGSWRQLALQRASGCQVCGGQHADPV; this comes from the coding sequence ATGAACGATCGTGACTTTATGCGCTACAGCCGCCAGATCCTGCTGGACGATATCGCCATCGACGGGCAGCAAAAGCTGCTCGCCAGCCGGGTGCTGCTGGTTGGCCTCGGCGGGCTGGGCGCCCCGGCCGCGCTGTATCTGGCCGGAGCCGGGATCGGCACCCTGGTGCTGGCCGACGATGACGAGGTGCATCTGAGTAATTTGCAGCGGCAGATCCTCTTCACCACGGACGATATTGCCCAGCCGAAAGCGCAGGTGACACAGCGTCGTCTGCAGCAGCTTAATCCCGATATCCGGCTGATTGCCCTTCAGGCCCGGCTGGAAGGCAACGCGCTACAGGAGGAGATCGCCCGCGCCGACGTGGTGCTGGACTGCACCGATAACATGGCGACCCGCCAGGCGATCAACGCCGCCTGCGTGATGCTCAACACTCCGCTCATCACCGCCAGCGCCGTGGGCTTTGGGGGACAGATGATGGTGCTGACGCCGCCGTGGACGCAGGGCTGCTACCGCTGCCTGTGGCCGGACGATGAGGAGCCGCAGCGCAACTGCCGCACTGCCGGTGTTGTCGGGCCGGTGGTCGGCGTGATGGGCACCCTGCAGGCGCTGGAGGCGATCAAGCTGCTGAGCGGCATTGAGACCACGCGCAATACGCTACGTCTGTTCGACGCCCGGGCTGGCAGCTGGCGACAGCTGGCTTTGCAACGCGCCAGCGGCTGTCAGGTGTGTGGGGGGCAGCATGCGGATCCAGTTTAA
- the thiE gene encoding thiamine phosphate synthase, with the protein MYQPNFPAVPFRLGLYPVVDSVAWIERLLAAGVKTLQLRIKDKQDDEVEADVIAAIALGRRYDARLFINDYWRLAIKHQAYGVHLGQEDLQATDLEAIRAAGLRLGVSTHDDMEIDVALAARPSYIALGHVFPTQTKQMPSAPQGLEQLARHIERLGDYPTVAIGGISLERAPAVLATGVGSIAVVSAITQADDWQAATAQLLDLAGAGDERS; encoded by the coding sequence ATGTATCAGCCCAACTTTCCGGCAGTGCCCTTTCGTCTGGGGCTTTACCCGGTAGTCGACAGCGTGGCGTGGATTGAGCGTCTTCTGGCCGCTGGCGTAAAAACCCTTCAGCTGCGCATCAAGGATAAACAGGACGACGAGGTCGAGGCCGACGTCATCGCGGCTATTGCCCTGGGGCGTCGCTATGACGCCCGCCTGTTTATTAATGACTACTGGCGTCTGGCGATTAAGCATCAGGCTTACGGCGTGCATCTGGGCCAGGAGGATCTGCAGGCTACCGACCTGGAGGCCATTCGCGCCGCCGGTTTGCGTCTTGGCGTGTCGACGCATGACGATATGGAGATCGATGTGGCGCTGGCGGCCCGCCCGTCTTACATCGCTCTGGGGCACGTTTTCCCAACCCAGACCAAGCAGATGCCCTCAGCTCCGCAAGGTCTCGAACAGCTGGCACGCCATATCGAACGGCTCGGGGATTACCCTACCGTCGCCATCGGCGGTATCAGCCTCGAACGCGCCCCTGCGGTACTGGCGACTGGCGTGGGAAGCATTGCGGTGGTGAGCGCCATCACGCAGGCCGACGACTGGCAAGCGGCGACGGCGCAGCTACTGGATCTGGCGGGGGCTGGCGATGAACGATCGTGA
- the thiC gene encoding phosphomethylpyrimidine synthase ThiC: protein MSATKMTRREQRAHAQHFIDTLEGTAFPNSKRIYLTGSREDIRVPMREIQLSPTLIGGSKENPQFEENEAVPVYDTSGPYGDPAVAINVQQGLAKLRQPWIDARDDSEALNEQSSAYTRERLADDGLDALRFTGLLTPKRARAGKCVTQLHYARQGIVTPEMEFIAIRENMGRERIRTDVLRHQHPGEGFGARLPENITPEFVRDEVAAGRAIIPANINHPESEPMIIGRNFLVKVNANIGNSAVTSSIEEEVEKLVWSTRWGADTVMDLSTGRYIHETREWILRNSPVPIGTVPIYQALEKVNGIAEDLTWEAFRDTLLEQAEQGVDYFTIHAGVLLRYVPMTAKRLTGIVSRGGSIMAKWCLSHHQENFLYEHFREICEICAAYDVSLSLGDGLRPGSIRDANDEAQFAELHTLGELTKIAWEYDVQVMIEGPGHVPMQMIRRNMTEELEHCHEAPFYTLGPLTTDIAPGYDHFTSGIGAAMIGWFGCAMLCYVTPKEHLGLPNKEDVKQGLITYKIAAHAADLAKGHPGAQIRDNAMSKARFEFRWEDQFNLALDPFTARAYHDETLPQESGKVAHFCSMCGPKFCSMKISQEVRDYAAAQTIEVGMADMSETFRARGGEIYLKKEEA from the coding sequence ATGTCTGCCACAAAAATGACCCGCCGCGAACAGCGCGCACATGCCCAACACTTCATCGATACCCTGGAAGGCACGGCTTTCCCCAACTCTAAACGCATCTATCTGACCGGTTCCCGGGAAGATATCCGCGTACCCATGCGCGAGATCCAGCTCAGCCCGACGCTCATCGGCGGCAGCAAAGAAAACCCACAGTTTGAAGAGAACGAAGCGGTGCCGGTTTACGACACCTCCGGCCCTTACGGCGATCCGGCGGTGGCCATTAACGTGCAGCAGGGCCTGGCAAAACTGCGCCAGCCGTGGATTGACGCGCGTGACGACAGCGAAGCGCTAAACGAGCAAAGCTCGGCTTACACCCGCGAACGTCTGGCCGATGATGGCCTGGACGCGCTGCGCTTCACGGGACTTCTCACGCCAAAGCGTGCCAGGGCGGGCAAATGCGTCACCCAGCTGCACTATGCCCGTCAGGGGATCGTGACGCCGGAGATGGAATTTATCGCCATTCGCGAAAACATGGGCCGCGAACGGATTCGCACCGACGTACTGCGTCACCAGCATCCGGGTGAAGGCTTTGGGGCCCGTTTGCCGGAGAACATCACCCCGGAGTTTGTGCGTGACGAAGTGGCCGCAGGCCGTGCCATCATCCCCGCCAACATCAACCACCCGGAATCGGAGCCGATGATCATCGGGCGTAACTTCCTGGTGAAAGTGAATGCCAACATCGGTAACTCAGCGGTCACCTCCTCCATCGAAGAAGAGGTGGAAAAACTGGTCTGGTCGACGCGCTGGGGCGCGGACACGGTCATGGATCTCTCCACCGGGCGCTATATTCACGAGACCCGCGAGTGGATCCTGCGTAACAGCCCGGTGCCGATTGGTACAGTGCCCATCTACCAGGCGCTGGAGAAGGTGAACGGCATCGCGGAAGATCTCACCTGGGAGGCCTTCCGCGATACCCTGCTGGAGCAGGCGGAACAAGGTGTGGATTACTTCACCATCCACGCGGGCGTGCTGCTGCGCTACGTGCCGATGACCGCCAAACGCCTGACCGGCATCGTCTCCCGTGGCGGGTCGATCATGGCGAAATGGTGTCTGTCCCACCATCAGGAAAACTTCCTGTATGAGCATTTCCGTGAAATCTGCGAGATTTGCGCTGCTTACGACGTTTCGCTGTCGCTGGGCGATGGTCTGCGTCCGGGCTCCATTCGCGATGCCAACGACGAAGCGCAGTTTGCCGAGCTGCATACCCTGGGCGAGCTGACCAAAATTGCCTGGGAGTATGACGTTCAGGTGATGATTGAAGGCCCGGGCCATGTGCCGATGCAGATGATCCGCCGCAACATGACCGAAGAGCTGGAGCACTGTCACGAAGCGCCGTTCTATACCCTGGGACCGTTGACCACCGATATCGCGCCGGGTTACGACCACTTCACCTCGGGCATTGGCGCAGCGATGATCGGCTGGTTCGGCTGCGCGATGCTCTGCTACGTGACCCCGAAAGAGCACCTCGGCCTGCCGAACAAAGAGGACGTGAAGCAGGGGCTGATCACCTACAAAATTGCCGCCCACGCCGCCGACCTGGCGAAGGGCCATCCCGGCGCGCAGATCCGCGACAACGCCATGTCGAAAGCCCGGTTCGAGTTCCGCTGGGAAGATCAGTTCAATCTCGCCCTCGACCCGTTCACCGCCCGCGCTTATCACGATGAAACCCTGCCGCAGGAGTCCGGGAAAGTGGCGCACTTCTGCTCCATGTGCGGGCCGAAATTCTGCTCGATGAAAATCAGCCAGGAGGTGCGTGATTACGCCGCTGCGCAGACCATCGAAGTGGGGATGGCCGACATGTCAGAGACCTTCCGCGCCCGTGGCGGCGAAATCTACCTCAAAAAAGAGGAGGCCTGA
- the rsd gene encoding sigma D regulator, with translation MLNQLENLTERVGGSNKLVDRWLHVRKHLLVAYYNLVGIKPGKESYMRLNEKALDDFCQSLVDYLSNGHFNIYERIISEMEGNSPFLAATKLYPLLEANTQQIMDYYDSTLENAIDQDNYLEFQQALSDIGEALAQRFTLEDNLIALALDHNLKASNEDNVARPA, from the coding sequence ATGCTAAACCAGCTAGAAAACCTGACAGAGCGCGTTGGTGGAAGTAACAAACTGGTCGATCGCTGGCTGCACGTGCGTAAACATCTGCTCGTTGCCTACTACAACCTCGTTGGCATTAAACCGGGTAAAGAGTCCTACATGCGCCTCAATGAAAAAGCGCTGGACGATTTTTGCCAGAGCCTGGTCGACTACCTTTCCAACGGCCATTTCAATATTTATGAACGCATTATCAGTGAAATGGAAGGTAACAGCCCGTTTTTAGCGGCCACGAAACTCTACCCTCTGCTGGAAGCCAACACTCAGCAAATCATGGATTATTACGACTCCACGCTCGAAAATGCCATCGATCAGGACAATTATCTGGAATTTCAGCAGGCGCTCTCTGATATCGGCGAGGCGCTGGCGCAACGATTTACGCTGGAAGACAACCTGATCGCCCTCGCGCTGGATCACAATCTGAAAGCAAGCAACGAAGATAACGTCGCCCGACCGGCTTGA